Proteins from a single region of Anaerolineae bacterium:
- a CDS encoding PH domain-containing protein translates to MTPAVFRPSPRLQTKLFVVTALAGILAVVGLALFVWLVARDEGAPDPAGLALVVAILVNVAWVIPVSVLIPLYCRSLVYEAREDEVIVHVGVINRSVKHVPYRAVTNLEVTRGPFDRLFGLGTLKVQTAGMSGQRGAEESLIGLPNVDEVYDRVAGALRCFHGDTGPDQASVELVAAAPLPVAPANAIPPLLTPQDIRVTIDNREVLALIKEILKEVRIIRHNVQ, encoded by the coding sequence ATGACACCGGCGGTTTTCAGGCCATCACCCCGGCTGCAAACCAAGCTGTTCGTTGTCACGGCTCTGGCGGGTATTCTGGCCGTGGTCGGGCTGGCGCTGTTCGTCTGGCTGGTTGCCAGGGATGAGGGTGCGCCTGACCCGGCGGGACTGGCTCTGGTCGTCGCGATTCTGGTGAATGTCGCGTGGGTGATTCCCGTGAGTGTGCTGATTCCGCTGTACTGCCGCAGCCTGGTCTATGAGGCGCGTGAAGACGAAGTCATTGTGCACGTAGGTGTGATTAACCGTTCGGTAAAGCATGTGCCGTACCGGGCGGTGACCAATCTTGAGGTTACCCGCGGGCCTTTCGACCGGCTATTTGGGCTGGGCACACTGAAGGTGCAGACGGCTGGCATGAGCGGCCAGCGGGGCGCAGAGGAAAGCCTGATCGGGTTGCCCAACGTGGATGAAGTCTATGATCGCGTGGCGGGGGCGCTGCGCTGTTTCCATGGAGACACAGGCCCGGATCAGGCCAGCGTGGAGCTAGTTGCCGCAGCGCCGCTGCCCGTTGCTCCTGCCAACGCGATCCCACCTCTGCTGACGCCGCAGGACATCCGGGTGACGATCGATAACCGCGAAGTGCTGGCGCTTATCAAGGAGATTCTCAAAGAAGTGCGGATTATCCGCCACAATGTTCAGTAG
- a CDS encoding radical SAM protein, with product MPITFTHPRNGERVTANLQPQVIVISPRYGESYSFDRAGRLLSLFVDGRSIQRTLDHRFLIRNKAGAVRRLELSPDERDALLKRLFATLHDLRAVLPELTLSPADQTCLADALDTVLAMPPEALEADAEAYRRLFLPVSILPPDQYLALVVQATIGCSWNRCTFCGLYRDRGFRVRGADEFRAHCRAVRDFFGAGLSLRRGVFLADANALTVPQPRLLTLLEIVQEVFGQPGQPPLPVFSFISAFDAQHKTVQDWMALRDRGLARVYIGLETGSDELLRFVRKPGRAADALAAVHDLKAAGLAVGVIAMVGLGGDRFAAQHVQETLAVIGAMPLDGRDVIYLSVYCSAPGTEYPTLAEQAGIRPLTPEEEAAQQQTLQTALRQRFPRTRVAPYYVEGFAL from the coding sequence ATGCCAATCACGTTCACCCACCCCCGCAACGGTGAGCGCGTCACTGCCAACCTGCAGCCGCAGGTTATCGTGATCTCACCGCGTTACGGCGAAAGCTATAGCTTCGATCGCGCCGGGCGGCTGCTCAGCCTGTTTGTCGACGGGCGCAGCATCCAGCGCACGCTCGATCACCGCTTTCTTATCCGCAACAAAGCCGGCGCAGTCCGCCGCCTGGAGCTATCGCCCGACGAACGGGACGCCCTCCTGAAGCGGCTGTTTGCCACCCTGCACGATTTGCGTGCAGTCCTGCCGGAATTGACGCTATCCCCCGCCGATCAGACCTGCCTGGCCGATGCACTGGACACCGTGCTGGCCATGCCGCCGGAAGCCCTGGAAGCCGACGCAGAAGCCTACCGCCGCCTGTTCCTGCCCGTGAGCATTCTGCCGCCGGATCAGTATCTGGCACTGGTGGTGCAGGCGACCATTGGCTGTTCGTGGAATCGCTGCACATTCTGCGGCCTGTACCGCGATCGGGGCTTCCGCGTCCGGGGTGCTGATGAGTTCCGCGCCCACTGCCGGGCAGTGCGAGACTTCTTTGGGGCCGGGTTGAGCCTGCGGCGGGGTGTCTTCCTGGCTGATGCCAACGCGCTGACCGTGCCCCAGCCGCGCCTGTTGACTCTGCTGGAAATTGTGCAGGAGGTCTTTGGGCAGCCCGGCCAGCCGCCACTCCCCGTGTTCTCTTTCATCAGCGCCTTTGACGCCCAGCACAAAACCGTCCAGGACTGGATGGCGCTGCGGGACCGCGGCCTGGCGCGGGTGTATATCGGCCTGGAAACCGGTTCCGACGAGCTATTACGGTTTGTCCGCAAGCCAGGCCGCGCTGCCGATGCCCTGGCCGCCGTGCATGACCTCAAAGCCGCCGGTCTGGCTGTCGGTGTGATTGCCATGGTTGGCCTGGGCGGGGATCGCTTCGCTGCTCAGCATGTGCAAGAGACGCTGGCTGTGATCGGGGCGATGCCGCTGGATGGGCGGGATGTCATCTACCTGTCAGTCTACTGCTCGGCCCCCGGCACCGAATACCCGACTCTGGCTGAACAGGCCGGCATCCGCCCGCTGACTCCGGAAGAGGAAGCAGCGCAGCAGCAGACTCTGCAGACCGCGCTGCGCCAGCGCTTTCCCCGGACCCGTGTCGCACCATACTACGTCGAAGGTTTTGCGCTGTAG
- the proS gene encoding proline--tRNA ligase — MRFQELFGRTLREAPADAELTSHRLALRAGLIRPLGGGIYAWLPLGLWVLRRVEAIVRAELAALNGQEMLLPGLLPVELLQESGRWQPGLNEVLLKCQNRDGRHYVLAADFQEALAAMMAHEIESYRDLPRLVYQIRSQYQDIARPRGGLIGLREFTVAEAYSLGRTPAELDTAYDRVLAAWQRVFARVGLHPLLVEAPGGHEFAILHPQGEEAVARCDRCGYTARVEIAQARLPAGPSGTPEVLAKVSTPDCKTIEDVAHFLGVETHQTLKAVFFIRDETELVFVLLRGDLEVSEAKLIQALGGGTLRAATEAEIRAVGAEPGYASPVGLAVRTTDQPDGVTVVADISVQAGVNFVAGANEAGFHLTGVNYPRDFVVTLLADIAAVADGATCGQCGAGALHVEQAIVVGYCRKPAGRLSERLGVRFLTEGGQAQPVLMGYYGLMLERLIAAIIEAHHDAAGIVWPRSVAPFAVEIVTLGKEPLYHEQGRALYAELKRAGLNVLLDDRDERPGVKFADADLVGAPLRVTVSQRALERDVLEGKWRHSEERFDIPVVGAAAAIVRLVGGE, encoded by the coding sequence ATGCGCTTTCAGGAGCTATTCGGTCGTACCCTGCGCGAGGCGCCGGCAGATGCAGAACTGACCAGCCATCGGTTGGCCCTTCGCGCCGGGTTGATCAGGCCGCTGGGGGGTGGCATCTACGCCTGGCTGCCGCTGGGCCTGTGGGTATTGCGCCGGGTGGAAGCAATCGTGCGAGCTGAACTGGCTGCTCTGAACGGGCAGGAGATGCTGCTGCCGGGGTTGTTGCCAGTGGAATTGCTGCAGGAAAGCGGGCGCTGGCAGCCGGGCTTGAACGAAGTGCTGCTGAAGTGCCAGAACCGTGACGGTCGCCACTACGTGCTGGCGGCGGACTTTCAGGAGGCGCTGGCCGCAATGATGGCGCATGAGATCGAGAGCTACCGCGATCTGCCCCGGCTGGTCTACCAGATCCGCAGCCAATACCAGGATATTGCCCGTCCGCGTGGCGGCTTGATTGGCCTGCGTGAGTTCACGGTGGCGGAAGCGTACAGCCTGGGGCGGACTCCCGCCGAGCTTGACACGGCGTATGACCGTGTTCTTGCCGCCTGGCAACGGGTGTTTGCCCGCGTGGGGCTGCATCCGCTGTTGGTGGAGGCGCCCGGCGGCCACGAGTTCGCCATACTTCATCCGCAGGGGGAAGAGGCGGTCGCCCGTTGTGATCGGTGCGGCTATACGGCGCGGGTGGAGATCGCCCAGGCTCGCTTGCCGGCTGGCCCCTCCGGGACGCCTGAGGTGCTGGCGAAAGTCTCCACGCCGGATTGCAAGACAATTGAGGATGTAGCCCACTTCCTCGGTGTGGAGACCCATCAGACGCTGAAGGCCGTCTTTTTCATCCGGGACGAAACCGAACTGGTGTTCGTTCTTCTGCGGGGCGATCTGGAAGTCAGTGAGGCCAAGCTGATCCAGGCGCTGGGCGGGGGGACGTTGCGGGCGGCAACCGAAGCGGAAATCCGCGCTGTGGGCGCGGAGCCGGGCTATGCCTCTCCGGTCGGGCTGGCGGTACGGACGACGGATCAGCCGGACGGTGTGACCGTGGTGGCCGATATCTCTGTGCAGGCGGGCGTCAACTTTGTGGCTGGAGCCAATGAGGCGGGCTTTCATCTGACCGGCGTCAACTACCCGCGGGACTTTGTCGTGACCCTGCTGGCCGACATTGCTGCTGTGGCGGATGGCGCAACCTGTGGACAATGTGGCGCGGGTGCTTTACACGTTGAACAGGCCATTGTCGTTGGGTATTGCCGCAAGCCGGCCGGGCGGCTGAGCGAGAGACTAGGGGTGCGATTCCTGACTGAAGGGGGACAGGCGCAGCCGGTGTTGATGGGATATTACGGTCTGATGCTGGAGCGGTTGATCGCAGCCATCATCGAGGCCCATCATGACGCGGCGGGTATTGTCTGGCCGCGCAGCGTAGCACCTTTTGCCGTGGAGATTGTTACGCTGGGCAAGGAACCACTTTATCATGAGCAGGGGCGGGCGCTGTATGCGGAACTGAAGCGGGCCGGGCTGAATGTCCTGCTGGATGACCGGGATGAGCGCCCCGGCGTCAAATTCGCTGACGCCGATTTGGTTGGCGCTCCGCTGCGGGTGACGGTCAGCCAGCGCGCTCTGGAGCGCGATGTGCTGGAAGGCAAATGGCGACATAGCGAAGAACGATTCGATATTCCGGTAGTGGGGGCAGCAGCGGCTATTGTGCGTCTGGTCGGGGGAGAATGA
- the nusA gene encoding transcription termination/antitermination protein NusA, producing MKNEFVLAINEIVDERALPREIILEALRSALVTAYRRDVSVGGQNVDAEIDMTNGRVVILVEKEVVQSVQDPRTEITLEAAREINPNVTIGDTIMVPFEDTTRKFGRIAAQTAKQIILQKIREAERKTLYEEYIERQGDLISGTVQSVTPQGLTVSLGRAEALLPRAHMIPKETYKPHDKVRAILLEVKPGNRGPQIILSRSHRNMLRRLLEYEVPEIFNGQVEIKNIAREAGYRSKVAVAALQEGVDPVGACVGMRGIRIQNIVRELSEEKIDVIEWSPDPATFITKALSPARVAGVFLDEYADSGSRGGMGTATVIVPDDQLSLAIGREGQNARLAAKLTGWRIDIKSVTESVTSALQNTESPALAAFNREHADLLAEVRRIMEKREANRPVMPEEFQTLAQYARQVESVLLNERRAVNKRHQDHLQAVRATLPEGAFQVPVTDLDIPAPLVRALATRFETAGEVMLYLIVDEDRVRKALKRAQEDDEDALAVVKRALDRLVIPAPVAEPEVTAEVAEAATEAETTLVEPVEVEAPAAEPAMAEAAGEEEVLPAILEPELEEETPVEARPVVAPKPVVDLEPEFEPVAPYVPRRPVFEPEEEEELPRFQPAGKKSKKGKGAKRELIFDEETGKMVARRKRKGSRRRSSFFDDFEDEI from the coding sequence ATGAAAAACGAGTTTGTCCTGGCAATTAACGAGATCGTTGATGAGCGGGCGCTGCCGCGCGAGATCATCTTGGAAGCGCTGCGTTCCGCGCTGGTCACAGCATACCGGCGCGATGTCAGTGTAGGCGGCCAGAATGTGGACGCCGAGATTGATATGACGAACGGCAGGGTCGTCATCCTGGTGGAAAAAGAGGTGGTGCAGTCGGTACAGGACCCGCGCACTGAGATCACCCTGGAAGCGGCCAGAGAGATCAACCCGAACGTCACCATTGGCGATACGATCATGGTGCCGTTCGAGGATACCACCCGCAAGTTTGGTCGTATCGCGGCGCAGACCGCCAAACAGATCATCCTGCAGAAGATTCGTGAAGCGGAACGCAAGACGCTCTATGAGGAATATATTGAACGGCAGGGCGATCTGATCTCCGGCACGGTGCAGAGTGTGACGCCACAGGGCCTGACTGTCAGCCTGGGGCGCGCCGAGGCATTGCTGCCACGCGCGCACATGATCCCCAAAGAGACTTACAAGCCTCATGACAAGGTGCGGGCCATTCTGTTGGAAGTCAAGCCGGGCAATCGCGGGCCGCAGATCATCCTCAGCCGCAGCCATCGCAACATGCTGCGCCGCCTGCTGGAGTACGAAGTGCCGGAAATCTTCAACGGCCAGGTGGAGATCAAGAATATCGCCCGTGAGGCCGGTTATCGTTCCAAAGTCGCTGTTGCGGCGCTGCAGGAAGGCGTCGATCCGGTAGGCGCTTGCGTGGGGATGCGCGGCATCCGCATCCAGAACATCGTGCGGGAGCTGAGCGAAGAAAAGATCGACGTGATTGAATGGAGTCCGGACCCGGCGACCTTCATCACCAAAGCGCTCAGCCCGGCGCGGGTAGCAGGCGTTTTCCTGGACGAATATGCGGACAGTGGCAGCCGCGGCGGGATGGGCACGGCCACGGTGATTGTGCCGGATGATCAGCTTTCGCTAGCGATCGGACGCGAGGGCCAGAATGCTCGCCTGGCCGCCAAGCTAACCGGCTGGCGCATTGACATCAAGAGTGTGACCGAGTCTGTGACCTCGGCGCTTCAGAACACGGAGTCGCCGGCGCTGGCAGCGTTCAACCGCGAACATGCCGATCTGCTGGCCGAAGTGCGACGGATCATGGAAAAGCGAGAGGCTAACCGCCCGGTGATGCCGGAGGAATTCCAGACTCTGGCCCAGTACGCTCGCCAGGTTGAGAGCGTGCTGCTCAACGAGCGCCGTGCAGTGAACAAGCGTCATCAAGACCATCTGCAGGCCGTGCGGGCCACGCTGCCGGAAGGCGCGTTCCAGGTGCCAGTTACAGACCTGGATATTCCGGCCCCGCTGGTGCGGGCGCTGGCTACGCGGTTTGAGACGGCCGGTGAAGTGATGCTGTATCTGATTGTCGACGAGGATCGCGTTCGTAAGGCACTGAAGCGCGCTCAGGAAGACGATGAGGACGCGCTGGCAGTGGTCAAGCGCGCGCTGGACAGGCTGGTTATCCCTGCGCCGGTTGCTGAGCCTGAGGTGACGGCTGAAGTTGCGGAAGCAGCGACGGAGGCGGAAACTACGCTGGTTGAGCCAGTTGAAGTTGAGGCGCCAGCTGCTGAGCCAGCGATGGCTGAAGCTGCGGGGGAAGAGGAAGTATTGCCGGCCATTCTCGAACCGGAACTGGAAGAAGAGACTCCGGTGGAGGCGCGCCCGGTAGTAGCGCCGAAGCCTGTGGTCGACCTGGAGCCGGAGTTCGAGCCGGTTGCCCCGTATGTGCCGCGGCGACCTGTCTTTGAGCCGGAAGAGGAAGAGGAACTCCCGCGCTTCCAGCCAGCCGGTAAGAAGAGCAAGAAGGGTAAGGGCGCCAAGCGCGAGCTGATCTTCGATGAAGAGACCGGCAAGATGGTGGCGCGGCGCAAGCGCAAGGGCAGCCGCCGGCGCTCGTCCTTCTTTGATGACTTTGAGGACGAAATCTAG
- a CDS encoding YlxR family protein: MARQEPNRKQRGPGRPRHIPQRTCVVCRRTLDKRALVRIVRTPDEGVIVDPTGKRAGRGAYLCHEDQCWEQAFKTHVLDRALRAELTDTDRARLREQRPCPASNGNT, translated from the coding sequence ATGGCGCGGCAGGAGCCAAACCGTAAGCAGCGGGGGCCTGGCCGCCCCCGCCACATCCCCCAGCGCACCTGTGTGGTGTGCCGGCGTACGCTGGACAAACGCGCTCTGGTGCGGATTGTCCGTACGCCTGACGAAGGAGTGATCGTGGACCCGACGGGCAAGCGGGCCGGGCGTGGTGCTTACCTGTGCCATGAGGATCAGTGCTGGGAACAGGCATTCAAGACGCATGTGCTGGATCGCGCCCTGCGTGCCGAATTGACAGACACTGATCGGGCGCGGTTGCGTGAACAGCGCCCGTGCCCGGCCAGCAACGGAAATACATGA
- the infB gene encoding translation initiation factor IF-2, translated as MAKEKQIFEIPEYLSVRDLAELIGASPIDVMKLLISNGIMASINQQIDYDTAAIVVEEMGHEARPVTPVAKEVEQAELPKWRHFYDNQSPESLRPRPPVVTILGHVDHGKTSLLDVIRQSHVQENEAGGITQHIGAYQVEHNGRKITFLDTPGHEAFTAMRARGAQGADIAVLVVAADDGVMPTTKEALAHVQAAHVPVVVALNKIDRPNANPERVKRQLADIGLVPDEWGGNVLVVPVSAKEKIGLEDLLEAILLVADETEIVADPTAPAAGTVLEGRLDRSRGPVATLLVQNGTLKQGDIVVAGMSYGRIRAMFDEYGAPVKQAEPSQPVTVTGLSEAPEPGDTFTVVAKEKEARAIVAERKQKAEAASRRGPQTLSLDEIFAQFQAGDVKELNLIVKVDVAGSLEPIVNSLEDLNVSDIGVHILHAEVGNITESDIMLAIASGAIVLGFNVRVDPAAQALAESNGIDIRTYDVIYKMIEDVELALKGMLEPVYEDVVIGTAEVRAVFKVPRSGKVAGCYIREGEARRNAQARVKRKGQIIYENGTVSSLRRFDEDVREVRAGFECGVGLSGFDAFQEGDVIEFTVRQRVN; from the coding sequence ATGGCTAAAGAGAAACAAATCTTCGAAATCCCCGAGTATCTGAGCGTGCGCGATCTGGCTGAACTGATCGGAGCCAGCCCGATCGATGTGATGAAACTGCTCATCAGCAACGGGATCATGGCCTCGATTAACCAGCAGATTGACTACGATACGGCGGCGATTGTGGTCGAGGAAATGGGGCATGAGGCTCGTCCCGTTACCCCCGTCGCCAAAGAAGTTGAGCAGGCCGAACTGCCCAAGTGGCGGCACTTCTACGATAATCAATCTCCGGAAAGTCTGAGGCCTCGCCCGCCAGTCGTGACCATCCTGGGCCATGTGGACCATGGCAAGACATCGTTGCTGGATGTGATCCGGCAGTCTCATGTTCAGGAAAACGAAGCGGGCGGCATTACCCAGCATATTGGCGCGTATCAGGTCGAACATAACGGGCGGAAGATCACCTTCCTGGATACCCCCGGCCATGAGGCTTTCACGGCGATGCGTGCTCGTGGCGCTCAGGGAGCTGACATTGCCGTCCTGGTAGTCGCCGCCGATGATGGCGTTATGCCCACGACGAAGGAAGCGCTGGCCCATGTGCAGGCGGCCCATGTCCCGGTCGTGGTGGCTCTCAACAAGATCGACCGCCCTAACGCCAACCCGGAGCGAGTCAAGCGTCAGCTGGCAGATATTGGCCTGGTCCCTGATGAATGGGGTGGGAACGTGCTGGTGGTGCCGGTTTCCGCCAAGGAAAAGATCGGCCTGGAGGATCTGCTGGAAGCCATCCTGCTCGTAGCGGACGAAACGGAAATTGTCGCTGATCCGACCGCACCGGCGGCGGGAACCGTGCTGGAAGGCAGGCTGGATCGCAGCCGCGGGCCGGTGGCGACCCTGCTGGTGCAGAACGGTACGCTCAAGCAGGGCGATATCGTTGTCGCCGGGATGAGCTATGGGCGTATCCGCGCCATGTTTGATGAGTATGGCGCGCCGGTCAAGCAGGCCGAACCTTCCCAGCCGGTCACGGTTACCGGTCTGAGCGAAGCGCCCGAACCGGGCGATACCTTCACCGTGGTCGCCAAGGAGAAAGAAGCACGCGCTATTGTGGCGGAGCGCAAGCAGAAGGCCGAAGCTGCTTCGCGGCGCGGCCCGCAGACCCTCTCCCTGGATGAGATTTTTGCCCAGTTCCAGGCCGGGGATGTCAAGGAACTGAACCTGATTGTCAAGGTTGACGTAGCCGGTTCGCTGGAGCCGATCGTCAACTCGCTTGAGGACCTGAATGTCAGCGATATCGGTGTGCATATTCTGCATGCTGAAGTGGGCAACATCACCGAAAGCGACATCATGCTGGCGATTGCCTCCGGCGCAATTGTCCTGGGCTTTAACGTGCGCGTTGACCCGGCGGCGCAGGCGCTGGCGGAAAGCAACGGCATCGACATTCGCACCTACGATGTGATCTACAAGATGATCGAGGATGTGGAACTGGCGCTGAAAGGCATGCTGGAGCCGGTGTATGAGGATGTAGTCATCGGCACGGCGGAGGTGCGCGCTGTGTTCAAAGTGCCGCGCAGCGGGAAGGTCGCCGGCTGCTATATCCGTGAGGGCGAGGCCCGGCGCAATGCTCAGGCTCGCGTCAAGCGTAAGGGCCAAATCATTTACGAAAATGGCACGGTTAGCTCGCTGCGGCGCTTCGACGAAGATGTTCGGGAAGTTCGGGCTGGCTTTGAATGCGGTGTTGGCCTTTCCGGCTTTGATGCCTTTCAGGAAGGGGATGTGATCGAGTTCACCGTTCGCCAGCGAGTGAACTGA